The following proteins are co-located in the Maridesulfovibrio sp. genome:
- a CDS encoding tetratricopeptide repeat protein, translating to MQKFDNIDDYIADLKKKKEASPTCSNTRYNLGVAYLSKRDFMEAEREFLVAIDESPKMAEAYVQLGGIAMQRGDLEGCLRYNITATQQRPFFAVPWGNIGYVYMEQGETDKAIKALKRAIKYDPNFVQALSTLGAAYFNEGELDDCIEVCEKALKLADNFGPAWNNLALCYTEKEDYKKAIECVDKAIETGFDVSEDFLKELEEHR from the coding sequence ATGCAAAAATTTGATAATATTGATGATTACATCGCGGACCTGAAAAAGAAAAAAGAAGCCAGCCCCACATGTAGTAACACCCGCTACAACCTCGGTGTTGCCTACCTGTCCAAAAGGGACTTCATGGAAGCTGAGCGTGAATTCCTCGTAGCAATCGACGAATCCCCCAAAATGGCTGAAGCATATGTTCAGCTTGGCGGTATCGCAATGCAGCGCGGCGACCTTGAAGGATGCCTGCGCTACAACATCACCGCTACCCAGCAGCGTCCTTTCTTCGCTGTACCCTGGGGTAACATCGGCTACGTATACATGGAACAGGGCGAAACTGATAAAGCTATCAAGGCCCTGAAACGCGCCATCAAATACGATCCCAACTTCGTACAGGCTCTCTCCACCCTCGGTGCTGCCTACTTTAACGAAGGCGAACTGGATGACTGCATCGAAGTCTGCGAGAAAGCTCTCAAGCTGGCTGACAACTTCGGTCCTGCATGGAACAACCTCGCCCTCTGTTACACTGAAAAAGAAGACTACAAAAAAGCAATTGAATGCGTAGACAAAGCAATTGAAACCGGCTTTGACGTATCCGAAGACTTCCTCAAAGAACTTGAAGAGCACCGCTAA
- a CDS encoding DUF3795 domain-containing protein — translation MTNTSKSERELIAPCGLDCSRCVGCTAGTVSSHAQTIKKTLGDNFHTYAERLSGFNPAMKNYPQFRELLESLSSPHCDGCRSKNRTCLPQCNVSECIKEHSCEFCFECSSFPDCGKTGLPETLLQRWQDNNNFMKQHGVDKFIKTQGSKPRYP, via the coding sequence ATGACAAACACCTCAAAGAGCGAACGAGAACTAATCGCCCCCTGCGGCCTGGACTGTTCACGCTGTGTAGGCTGCACTGCCGGAACAGTTTCCAGCCATGCCCAAACAATTAAAAAAACTCTTGGAGACAACTTCCACACCTATGCAGAGAGACTCAGCGGTTTCAACCCCGCAATGAAAAATTACCCCCAATTTCGTGAACTGCTTGAATCATTAAGCTCACCACACTGCGATGGCTGTCGTTCTAAGAACAGAACCTGCCTTCCTCAGTGCAACGTTTCCGAATGTATAAAGGAGCACAGCTGTGAATTCTGTTTTGAATGCAGCAGTTTTCCAGATTGCGGCAAAACCGGACTACCTGAAACACTACTTCAAAGATGGCAGGATAATAACAATTTCATGAAACAGCACGGAGTGGACAAATTCATAAAAACTCAAGGCTCTAAACCACGATACCCATAA
- the pgm gene encoding phosphoglucomutase (alpha-D-glucose-1,6-bisphosphate-dependent): protein MALSKLAGQLAPANILENIPRLVSAYYTVKPDPSLDSHLVAFGTSGHRGSALDGSFNEAHIFAIAQAICEYRKAKGYTGPLFMGKDPHALSEPAQISALEVFAANGVTVQLNDKGFTPTPAISHAILSYNKGRKDGFADGVVITPSHNPPRDGGFKYNPPSGGPAGTAATSTIQNRANEILKNGLKDVKRIPFSQAIKADTTKEFDFITPYVEDLENIVDMQAIASAGLSIGVDPLGGAAIDFWDPIAERYGLNINVVNKKLDPSYSFMHVDKDGKIRMDCSSPYAMAGLIELKYQYDISFANDPDTDRHGIVTKSRGLMNPNHYLSVAIEYLYKHRPQWSEKLTVGKTLVSSSMINRVAESINRPLMEVPVGFKWFVEPLLDGTCGFGGEESAGASFLRKDGTVWTTDKDGIIMNLLAAEITAITEQDPGEHYTSLEKRFGHPVYKRIDTPATEEQKKAFSILTPDMVKAKTLAGETIEERLTAAPGNGEAIGGLKIVTENGWFAARPSGTESIYKIYAESFKGLAHLVAIQEEAASIVNAAFEVALK, encoded by the coding sequence ATGGCTCTTAGCAAACTGGCAGGACAACTGGCTCCTGCAAACATTCTGGAAAACATACCGAGACTAGTTTCAGCGTACTATACCGTAAAACCTGATCCTTCCCTTGATTCCCATCTTGTTGCCTTCGGAACCTCCGGGCATAGAGGTTCTGCCCTTGACGGCTCATTCAACGAAGCCCACATTTTCGCAATTGCACAAGCCATCTGCGAATACAGGAAAGCAAAAGGCTACACAGGTCCGCTCTTCATGGGCAAGGATCCGCATGCCCTTTCCGAACCGGCTCAAATTTCTGCCCTTGAAGTATTTGCTGCAAACGGTGTTACCGTACAGCTCAATGACAAGGGGTTCACTCCCACTCCCGCAATCTCCCATGCAATTCTGTCCTATAACAAGGGCAGAAAAGACGGCTTTGCTGACGGAGTGGTAATTACCCCATCACACAACCCCCCGCGTGATGGCGGCTTCAAGTACAACCCGCCCAGCGGCGGACCTGCAGGGACCGCAGCAACCAGCACCATCCAGAACAGGGCCAATGAAATCCTGAAGAACGGACTCAAGGATGTAAAACGCATTCCCTTCAGCCAAGCCATAAAAGCTGACACCACTAAAGAGTTCGATTTCATTACACCCTACGTTGAAGATCTGGAAAACATTGTAGACATGCAGGCTATTGCGTCCGCAGGGCTCAGCATCGGTGTAGACCCCCTCGGTGGAGCAGCCATTGATTTCTGGGATCCAATTGCAGAAAGATACGGCCTGAATATCAATGTGGTTAACAAAAAGCTCGACCCCTCATACTCCTTTATGCATGTGGATAAGGACGGCAAAATCCGTATGGATTGCTCTTCGCCTTACGCCATGGCAGGTCTTATCGAGCTGAAATACCAGTATGATATTTCTTTTGCCAATGACCCGGACACAGACAGGCACGGCATTGTCACCAAGAGCCGAGGCCTGATGAACCCGAACCATTATCTGTCCGTTGCCATTGAATACCTCTACAAGCACAGGCCGCAGTGGAGCGAAAAACTTACCGTCGGTAAAACCCTTGTTTCCAGCTCCATGATCAACAGGGTTGCTGAATCCATCAACCGTCCACTCATGGAAGTTCCGGTCGGTTTCAAATGGTTCGTTGAACCGTTGCTGGACGGAACCTGTGGTTTCGGCGGAGAAGAAAGCGCAGGCGCATCATTCCTTCGCAAAGACGGAACCGTGTGGACTACCGACAAAGACGGTATCATCATGAACCTGCTGGCAGCTGAGATTACCGCCATTACCGAGCAGGACCCCGGTGAGCACTATACATCCCTTGAAAAGAGATTCGGCCATCCGGTGTACAAGCGCATCGACACCCCGGCTACCGAGGAACAAAAAAAAGCTTTCAGCATTCTTACCCCGGACATGGTTAAAGCCAAAACACTTGCCGGAGAAACAATTGAAGAGCGCCTCACCGCTGCCCCCGGTAACGGAGAAGCCATCGGCGGCCTTAAGATTGTGACCGAAAACGGATGGTTCGCCGCCCGTCCCTCCGGAACTGAATCAATTTACAAAATATATGCTGAATCCTTCAAGGGACTGGCTCATCTCGTAGCCATTCAAGAAGAAGCGGCCAGCATAGTAAATGCTGCTTTTGAAGTCGCATTGAAATAA
- a CDS encoding response regulator, whose translation MGSNHILVVEDSLTQAVKLEYILFEKGFKVSLVSNGENALQLLEDKDVDLVISDVVMPGMDGYELCEKIRKSSRYKDVPVILLTSLSEPGDIIKGLKSGATNFVTKPYDEGFLISRIESVLKNKYFDAESSTVQEVDFEFQGDKHVLKADFSQVFHLLLATYENTLLQSRQLDVANRKLLAREEQLSSVLASMSAKIAVLDTDMKVIAANDSWRDIFLPGISEEALDGIDFKDAVFASGCLRGSMNELVDGVRSVVEGKNSKFSYEYSFELDGDSCWYLLEVTPMQGESGGAVASFIEITERKEMERELIKARDAAEKANRFKSRFLASMSHEIRTPLNAIIGLTDLTLRSELSSKQTENLELVKISADQLLTLINDILDLSKVEARMLTLEESDFSLSEAMQDVVRSMQQQARDKGLALSIEVDADVPEAVCGDQVRLKQILYNLIGNSIKFTENGGVFVQVSKLEDRKELSEAVILVSVRDTGIGIPDEKQNIVFESFRQADDSTTRKFGGTGLGLAISRELVEMMGGRIGVKSSEGFGSVFSFHVVLKYGDSRKFVAENSADWVQDFSAVAAEYSILLVEDNPINVLVATSLLEKMGHSVEVASNGLEAVSMLSGLDVDLVLMDLEMPEMDGFSASMSIRRGKAGDSVRNVPIIAMSAHAMAGVKEKCARAGMNDYIAKPVQYVDLREVILRTMNETSGVPVVAPESVPTESKVIDPEKANAMYQGDSSLYNELCSMFMSDVSGDILKFKEARESNKISVAKRIVHTLKSSCAAICAPRARDAAVQLEKALLNEDAQAVEECLARFEAEATRVCDELTD comes from the coding sequence GTGGGAAGCAATCATATTCTGGTCGTGGAAGACAGCCTGACTCAGGCGGTTAAGCTGGAATATATTTTATTTGAGAAAGGGTTCAAGGTCTCCCTTGTATCCAATGGAGAGAATGCCCTTCAGCTTTTGGAGGACAAGGACGTCGATCTGGTTATCAGTGATGTCGTTATGCCCGGGATGGATGGCTATGAGCTGTGTGAAAAGATCAGGAAGAGCTCACGCTATAAGGACGTTCCAGTCATTTTGCTGACCAGTCTTTCCGAGCCCGGAGATATTATCAAAGGACTCAAAAGCGGGGCTACCAACTTCGTAACTAAACCTTATGATGAAGGTTTTTTGATCTCACGCATTGAGTCTGTTCTTAAAAATAAATATTTTGATGCTGAGAGTTCCACTGTACAGGAAGTGGATTTTGAGTTTCAGGGAGACAAGCATGTCCTGAAGGCTGATTTCAGTCAGGTCTTCCATTTGCTGCTTGCAACATATGAAAATACTCTTCTGCAATCCAGACAACTTGATGTGGCTAACCGTAAGCTGCTCGCCCGTGAGGAACAGCTTAGTTCTGTGCTGGCTTCCATGTCAGCTAAAATTGCCGTGCTGGATACTGATATGAAGGTTATCGCTGCCAATGATTCATGGCGGGATATCTTTTTACCCGGTATAAGCGAAGAAGCTCTGGATGGAATTGATTTCAAGGATGCTGTATTCGCTTCCGGTTGCCTGCGCGGTTCCATGAACGAATTGGTAGACGGCGTCCGTTCCGTTGTAGAAGGAAAGAACAGTAAATTCTCCTACGAATATTCTTTTGAGCTGGATGGTGATTCTTGCTGGTACCTGCTGGAAGTTACCCCCATGCAGGGTGAATCCGGTGGTGCGGTAGCTTCTTTTATCGAGATCACTGAGAGAAAGGAGATGGAGCGGGAGCTAATCAAAGCTCGCGATGCAGCTGAAAAGGCCAACCGTTTCAAATCCCGTTTCCTCGCATCTATGAGTCATGAGATTCGTACGCCCCTTAATGCCATAATCGGCCTGACTGACCTGACTTTACGCTCTGAACTTTCATCAAAACAGACTGAAAATCTCGAGCTGGTTAAAATTTCCGCAGATCAGCTGCTGACCCTGATTAATGATATTCTTGATCTCTCCAAGGTTGAGGCCCGTATGCTTACGCTGGAAGAGTCTGATTTCAGTTTGAGCGAGGCCATGCAGGATGTTGTTAGGAGTATGCAACAGCAGGCCCGGGATAAGGGATTAGCTTTGAGTATAGAAGTTGATGCTGATGTCCCTGAAGCTGTCTGTGGTGATCAGGTCAGGTTGAAGCAGATTTTGTATAACCTTATCGGCAACTCCATTAAATTCACCGAAAATGGCGGCGTTTTTGTGCAGGTCAGCAAACTTGAGGATCGCAAAGAGCTAAGCGAAGCCGTTATTCTGGTTTCCGTTCGTGATACCGGGATTGGAATCCCTGATGAGAAGCAGAATATTGTGTTTGAGAGTTTCCGTCAGGCGGACGACTCAACCACCCGCAAATTCGGTGGAACAGGACTGGGGCTTGCAATTTCCCGGGAGCTGGTTGAGATGATGGGCGGCCGGATCGGGGTAAAGAGTTCTGAAGGTTTCGGTAGTGTCTTCTCCTTTCATGTTGTCCTTAAGTATGGTGATTCCCGGAAATTTGTTGCTGAGAATAGTGCTGACTGGGTTCAGGATTTTTCTGCGGTAGCGGCTGAATATTCAATACTTCTGGTTGAGGATAATCCAATCAATGTTCTTGTCGCCACAAGCCTGCTGGAGAAGATGGGGCATTCTGTAGAAGTTGCTTCAAATGGTCTGGAAGCGGTAAGCATGCTTTCCGGACTTGATGTCGACCTTGTGCTGATGGATTTGGAAATGCCTGAGATGGACGGCTTCAGTGCATCTATGAGTATCCGCAGGGGGAAAGCGGGAGATTCTGTCCGGAATGTTCCGATTATTGCTATGTCCGCCCATGCCATGGCCGGGGTCAAGGAAAAGTGTGCCAGAGCAGGCATGAATGACTATATTGCCAAGCCTGTGCAATACGTGGATTTGCGGGAAGTGATTCTCCGGACGATGAATGAGACTTCCGGTGTTCCTGTAGTTGCTCCGGAATCAGTTCCGACGGAATCAAAGGTAATTGATCCTGAGAAAGCTAATGCCATGTATCAGGGGGACAGCTCTCTGTACAATGAGTTGTGTTCAATGTTCATGAGTGACGTGTCCGGTGATATTCTGAAATTTAAGGAAGCACGCGAGAGTAACAAGATTTCCGTCGCGAAGAGAATAGTTCATACCTTGAAGAGCAGTTGTGCAGCAATATGTGCCCCGCGCGCAAGGGATGCTGCGGTGCAGCTTGAAAAAGCCCTGCTTAATGAGGATGCCCAAGCGGTTGAAGAATGTCTTGCCAGATTTGAGGCCGAGGCAACCAGAGTGTGTGACGAATTGACTGATTAG
- the cheB gene encoding chemotaxis-specific protein-glutamate methyltransferase CheB codes for MIKVLIVDDSASVRTLFVEMFKREQDFEVVGCAEDGYSALRMVRELKPDVVTMDVNLPDCDGFRVTRMIMEENPVPIVIVSAIYRASDAEIGFRLIDTGALAFHNKPALKDENFEEQMQEIIISARLMSEVKVVRRKTRFSSKAINDSVTPSEYPVRSEAFSGRGTVVCIGASTGGPQAIKQILMSLPQGFPVPILIVQHMSEGFTEGMVNWLKNHTGHDIRVAAHNDALKPGVVYFAPEGVHMEVSSNRRIVLTDAPKVNGIKPSASILFNSVARNIGRSAVGVLLTGMGKDGADGLLEIRRNGGYTVAQDKESSIVFGMPGEAVKIGGAVSVLSLDNIGGELCRIFLGLLEDK; via the coding sequence GTGATTAAGGTTTTGATCGTGGACGACTCAGCATCTGTGCGGACTTTGTTTGTAGAGATGTTTAAACGTGAGCAGGATTTTGAGGTGGTCGGCTGTGCCGAAGACGGCTACTCTGCTTTGCGTATGGTCCGGGAGTTGAAACCGGATGTGGTCACGATGGATGTAAACCTTCCTGACTGTGATGGCTTCCGGGTCACTAGAATGATTATGGAAGAAAACCCGGTCCCCATTGTAATCGTCAGTGCCATATACCGGGCCTCGGATGCTGAAATCGGTTTTCGCCTTATTGATACCGGGGCACTTGCTTTTCATAACAAGCCTGCATTGAAAGATGAAAACTTCGAAGAGCAGATGCAGGAAATTATTATATCAGCCCGCTTGATGTCAGAAGTTAAAGTTGTTCGCCGTAAGACCCGGTTCAGCAGTAAGGCCATTAATGATTCGGTTACTCCGTCAGAGTATCCAGTCCGATCTGAAGCCTTTTCCGGCAGGGGAACAGTTGTCTGTATTGGTGCTTCCACAGGCGGTCCGCAGGCCATAAAACAGATTCTTATGTCATTGCCACAAGGCTTTCCTGTTCCCATACTGATTGTTCAGCATATGTCTGAAGGTTTTACCGAAGGAATGGTTAACTGGCTTAAAAACCATACCGGGCATGATATCAGGGTGGCTGCTCATAATGACGCATTGAAGCCTGGAGTGGTTTATTTCGCACCTGAAGGTGTGCATATGGAAGTCTCGTCCAATAGGCGTATTGTTCTTACTGACGCGCCCAAGGTTAACGGTATCAAGCCTTCTGCCTCTATTCTTTTCAATTCCGTAGCCCGTAATATAGGGCGTTCTGCTGTCGGGGTGTTATTGACCGGAATGGGCAAGGATGGTGCTGACGGACTACTTGAGATAAGGCGCAATGGCGGCTACACTGTCGCTCAAGATAAAGAGAGCTCAATTGTTTTTGGTATGCCTGGAGAAGCGGTGAAGATAGGTGGTGCGGTTTCAGTTCTGTCGCTAGATAATATCGGGGGAGAGCTCTGCAGGATTTTTTTGGGATTGCTGGAGGATAAATAG
- a CDS encoding response regulator, whose protein sequence is MIDGDLKQRLLAAFRGESADRMRVLSNDFMRLEKGCGKEDLSAVIESSYRELHSLKGAARAVGLGKVEEFCQAFESFFAVLKKYGLTPSGKICSVMLGWLDLLEDMLRDEDDSRDFKVSPQVQLAIVRMKELAESPQQIEAEGGGRDSEKEPYVDKKDFGAFEKANSTDADSTADINEPEESVEPLDQQRQESASSPTSMGDTVRISSSFLTGLLLQTEELISSRNSQRSRVQDISEMDTLLREFKLFFNDSQDRRTDFFSEEEMKLSAFMDKKLDELSRRFNALEISTRRAERDLTSKIDSLLGDFKNSMLLPFSSLLDVFPRMVRTLSMEQGKECRMESSGENVRIDRRILEMLHDPLMHMMRNSVDHGIESSEGRKAAGKDPVGRIFFSITQTDRDVVKIVYGDDGRGIDLQRLKAVAVSQGLISADEAKRLDRRAALDLVFVSGMSTSEIITDISGRGLGMAIVRDKVESLGGSVVLASPAGKGFRVILNIPVALTSFRGIVVGAGEKSFVVPKSGVRKVMLVRQDDIINTGGKETVFVFGRPYPLVGLADILELGSQTNQSQSFPVLIVGKGSKSVAISVEKLAGEQDVMAKSMGPLLKRVRNVSGFSMLGSGELVPILHTPDMVRTAMGIHATGQVRSVVHRQGVQERKTVLVAEDSITSRMLLKNVLEAAGYNVITAVNGLDALQKIESSLPDVLVSDVEMPQMDGFTLTAKVRQMGNSANLPIILVTSLGSAEDRERGVDAGADAYIIKSNFDQGNLLGVIGRLAG, encoded by the coding sequence ATGATTGACGGTGATCTCAAGCAAAGGCTTTTAGCCGCGTTCAGGGGGGAAAGCGCTGATCGCATGCGGGTCCTTTCCAATGATTTTATGAGATTGGAAAAAGGCTGCGGAAAAGAAGATCTTTCAGCAGTGATCGAGTCTTCTTACCGTGAACTGCATAGCCTGAAGGGTGCGGCACGAGCTGTCGGGCTTGGAAAGGTTGAGGAATTTTGCCAGGCTTTTGAGTCCTTTTTTGCAGTGCTTAAAAAATATGGACTGACTCCTTCCGGCAAGATTTGTTCTGTTATGCTGGGTTGGCTGGACCTGCTTGAGGATATGCTTCGTGATGAAGATGATTCCCGTGATTTCAAGGTGTCGCCGCAGGTGCAGCTGGCTATTGTCCGCATGAAGGAATTGGCTGAGTCCCCGCAGCAGATTGAAGCGGAAGGCGGGGGGCGGGATTCTGAAAAAGAACCTTATGTAGACAAAAAAGATTTCGGAGCATTCGAAAAAGCAAACAGTACCGACGCAGATAGCACTGCCGATATCAATGAGCCTGAGGAAAGTGTTGAACCTCTTGATCAGCAAAGACAGGAAAGTGCTTCCAGTCCGACTTCCATGGGTGATACTGTCAGGATAAGCTCATCCTTTCTTACCGGTCTTCTTTTGCAGACAGAAGAGTTGATTTCTTCCCGTAATTCTCAGCGCAGCAGAGTACAGGATATCTCGGAAATGGATACTCTCCTGCGTGAATTCAAGCTTTTTTTCAATGATTCTCAGGATAGGCGGACTGATTTCTTTTCTGAAGAAGAGATGAAGTTGAGTGCTTTTATGGATAAAAAGCTGGATGAGCTTTCCAGACGATTTAATGCGCTGGAAATTTCAACCCGCCGTGCAGAGCGTGATTTAACTTCAAAGATTGATTCACTTCTTGGTGATTTTAAAAACTCCATGCTGCTTCCCTTTTCTTCCTTACTGGATGTATTCCCCCGCATGGTCCGTACTTTGAGTATGGAGCAGGGCAAGGAATGCAGGATGGAGAGCAGTGGCGAAAATGTGCGTATTGACCGCAGAATTCTTGAAATGCTGCACGATCCTCTTATGCATATGATGCGCAACTCCGTTGATCACGGCATCGAGAGCAGTGAAGGCAGAAAAGCTGCAGGCAAGGACCCTGTGGGCAGGATATTCTTTTCCATTACCCAGACAGATCGAGACGTGGTCAAGATCGTCTACGGTGATGATGGCCGGGGAATTGATCTGCAGCGTTTGAAGGCGGTAGCAGTAAGTCAGGGGCTCATCTCAGCCGACGAAGCTAAGAGACTGGACCGCCGTGCTGCATTGGATCTTGTTTTTGTTTCCGGTATGTCCACCAGTGAGATTATAACTGATATTTCCGGGCGTGGATTGGGCATGGCGATTGTACGCGACAAGGTGGAATCGCTTGGCGGCAGTGTAGTGCTCGCCAGTCCTGCGGGTAAAGGTTTCAGGGTGATTCTGAATATTCCTGTAGCCCTGACATCGTTCCGGGGGATAGTCGTAGGGGCCGGCGAAAAAAGCTTTGTGGTACCAAAATCAGGGGTGCGCAAGGTCATGCTGGTCCGGCAGGACGATATTATTAACACAGGCGGCAAGGAGACTGTTTTTGTTTTTGGCAGGCCGTATCCTTTGGTCGGCCTTGCAGATATTCTTGAGCTTGGAAGCCAGACTAATCAAAGCCAGTCTTTTCCTGTTCTGATTGTAGGAAAAGGCAGTAAGTCTGTAGCCATAAGTGTTGAGAAATTGGCAGGCGAGCAGGATGTGATGGCTAAGAGTATGGGCCCCCTACTTAAAAGAGTACGCAATGTCTCAGGCTTTTCCATGCTAGGCTCAGGAGAGCTTGTGCCCATTCTCCATACTCCGGATATGGTTCGTACCGCGATGGGAATACACGCAACTGGTCAGGTTCGATCCGTTGTTCACAGGCAGGGAGTTCAGGAGCGCAAGACGGTGCTTGTGGCTGAAGACTCCATTACCTCGCGCATGTTGCTCAAGAATGTTCTGGAAGCCGCCGGTTATAACGTAATCACAGCTGTTAACGGTCTTGATGCCTTGCAAAAAATAGAATCCTCATTACCTGATGTACTGGTTTCAGATGTTGAGATGCCGCAGATGGACGGTTTTACCCTGACTGCAAAAGTTCGGCAAATGGGCAATAGTGCAAATCTGCCCATCATCCTTGTTACTTCACTTGGTTCGGCTGAGGACCGGGAGCGTGGAGTTGATGCCGGTGCTGATGCATACATTATCAAGTCCAATTTTGATCAGGGTAATTTGTTGGGAGTAATCGGGCGGTTAGCAGGGTGA
- a CDS encoding chemotaxis protein CheW yields METNTLDYFKRESDRELLRKRAEKLALKISAETTEEEQKSGAREYVFFRMGSHTYGVETSVVKEVMIPEDIVPVPCTPDFHLGVMSVRGHLWAVVDLCVFLGTGDKLDSERPGVVLLADEETEFGVAVDEVIGVLPVEDAEIKFLPDGEKLLTGFSIGLTEDRRTILNGVALLREDSFIINEFVGGSRHGLS; encoded by the coding sequence ATGGAAACGAATACCTTGGATTACTTCAAACGTGAAAGTGACAGGGAACTTCTCCGTAAGAGGGCGGAAAAGTTGGCCTTGAAAATTTCTGCAGAAACAACTGAAGAAGAACAGAAGTCCGGCGCGCGGGAATATGTTTTTTTTCGCATGGGCTCCCACACCTACGGTGTCGAGACTTCGGTAGTCAAAGAAGTGATGATTCCTGAAGATATTGTTCCCGTTCCTTGTACCCCTGATTTTCATCTTGGGGTGATGAGTGTTCGCGGTCATTTGTGGGCCGTAGTTGATTTGTGCGTTTTTCTTGGAACCGGTGATAAACTCGATTCGGAAAGGCCCGGTGTCGTCTTGCTGGCGGATGAGGAGACTGAATTCGGCGTTGCCGTTGATGAGGTTATCGGGGTTCTTCCTGTAGAAGATGCAGAGATAAAATTCTTGCCTGACGGTGAAAAATTGCTGACCGGTTTCAGTATAGGACTCACGGAGGATCGCAGGACCATTCTAAATGGGGTTGCCTTGCTGCGGGAGGACTCGTTCATCATCAATGAGTTTGTCGGCGGTAGTCGACACGGCCTGTCTTAA
- a CDS encoding CheR family methyltransferase, which yields MINFLTDDRVSELADMVRNRFGLNFSSERWKDLRSAVVRFQREDSSFRTPAECLEYILSPNVGNNDLEQFINRLTIGETFFFRDTNALMVLEYEILRKLRDRGSGLNGAARIWSAACSTGEEPYTIAMICRRSGISAEIFGTDIDSKALIKAREGCYRKWSFRSEDTGFRDIFFRKVGSNSFILDSSIKRMVNLSRLNLMDASVPVTLQDMDVIFCRNVLMYFSSEGVRSVLDKLWNCLTPGGWLVATPSESGLLSSHGRFEPVNVGGVLLFRKTENYVPECQMGFDGFKFRGDSEIPVSSAAEQFDFNAQLESTPVDSDDFLFAEPEIPVHEVDSVLEPPVLPRAGNDGAALLKQAEQVWMQGDTFKAVSLYKEVVEHENPREIKAAAFLGIARIKADSGLADEAARWCVKALELDRVSPCAHFLLGQICFQQGDLGTALAHMRNAVFLDSEFIMAHFLLGNIYLEKNDSNGALRHFRISVQELEKMDQDESVPCSDNVTAGRLMEMVHLVQQQLVK from the coding sequence ATGATTAATTTTTTGACTGATGACAGGGTTAGCGAATTGGCGGACATGGTTCGTAACAGGTTCGGCCTGAATTTTTCCTCGGAGAGGTGGAAGGACCTGCGCAGTGCTGTGGTTCGTTTTCAGCGGGAAGATTCATCATTCAGAACCCCTGCCGAGTGCCTTGAGTATATTCTTTCCCCTAATGTTGGCAATAATGATCTTGAGCAGTTTATCAATAGGCTGACTATTGGTGAGACTTTTTTCTTTCGTGATACCAATGCCTTAATGGTTCTGGAATATGAAATCCTGCGAAAGCTGAGGGACAGGGGTAGTGGACTGAACGGCGCGGCCAGAATTTGGTCTGCGGCCTGTTCAACCGGTGAAGAACCTTACACCATTGCCATGATCTGCCGCAGATCCGGAATTAGTGCTGAAATTTTCGGCACGGACATAGATAGCAAAGCTTTGATTAAAGCCCGCGAAGGGTGTTACCGCAAGTGGTCATTCCGGTCAGAGGATACGGGCTTCAGGGATATTTTTTTTCGCAAGGTCGGTTCCAATTCATTTATTCTTGATTCGTCCATTAAAAGGATGGTTAATCTTTCCCGCTTGAATCTAATGGATGCATCCGTGCCTGTGACATTACAGGATATGGATGTCATTTTCTGCCGTAACGTACTTATGTATTTTTCGTCGGAGGGAGTCCGGTCTGTCCTCGATAAACTTTGGAACTGCCTTACTCCCGGTGGATGGCTTGTTGCGACGCCTAGCGAATCGGGGTTGCTCAGCAGTCACGGGCGCTTTGAACCCGTAAATGTCGGTGGAGTTCTCCTGTTCCGGAAAACTGAAAATTATGTGCCGGAATGTCAAATGGGCTTTGACGGCTTTAAATTTCGGGGTGATTCTGAAATTCCAGTCTCATCTGCTGCAGAACAGTTTGATTTTAATGCGCAATTGGAGTCTACTCCGGTTGATTCTGATGATTTTCTGTTTGCTGAACCGGAAATTCCTGTGCATGAGGTTGATTCTGTGCTTGAACCTCCTGTTCTGCCACGGGCGGGGAACGACGGTGCGGCTTTGCTCAAGCAGGCTGAGCAAGTGTGGATGCAAGGTGATACTTTCAAGGCAGTATCACTTTATAAAGAAGTGGTTGAGCATGAAAATCCGAGGGAAATTAAGGCTGCTGCCTTTCTCGGAATTGCCCGAATCAAGGCTGATTCCGGTTTGGCTGATGAAGCTGCCCGGTGGTGCGTTAAGGCTCTTGAGTTGGATCGGGTTTCCCCGTGTGCCCATTTTTTGCTCGGACAGATTTGCTTTCAGCAGGGGGATTTGGGTACAGCTTTAGCTCATATGCGTAATGCTGTTTTTCTGGATAGCGAATTTATCATGGCGCATTTTCTTCTCGGCAATATATATTTGGAAAAGAATGACAGTAATGGTGCATTGCGACATTTCCGTATTTCTGTGCAGGAGTTGGAGAAAATGGATCAGGATGAGTCTGTACCTTGCTCAGATAATGTAACAGCCGGACGGTTGATGGAAATGGTTCATTTGGTTCAGCAGCAGTTGGTTAAGTAG